From a region of the uncultured Desulfobacter sp. genome:
- a CDS encoding NAD-dependent epimerase/dehydratase family protein: protein MKILIVGGSGFIGTELTGMLLKRGHIIVILDLKKSAQFPELCIQGDIRDLEAVIEASKECDLIINLAAEHADNVEPISLYYDVNVGGIKNVIAAAKANTIKKILFTSTAAVYGLDKGEVVETMTPDPFNDYGHSKYQAEQALLEWAEEYPESDLIILRPTVVFGENNRGNVYNLFHQIYSNRFAMVGSGRNEKSVAYLKNIVAFMDYIISKGSGVGIYNYTDKPDLSMNELVGITRASLKKKGRLLRFPFAFGLLIGYCFDLLSTITHREFPVSSIRIKKFCEHTTLNGDKLFATGFRAPYSLAEAIDNTIKYEFLKG from the coding sequence ATGAAAATTTTAATAGTAGGCGGAAGCGGGTTCATAGGGACTGAATTAACGGGCATGCTTTTGAAGCGCGGACATATCATCGTAATATTAGATTTGAAAAAAAGTGCTCAGTTTCCGGAATTATGTATTCAAGGAGACATCAGGGATCTTGAAGCTGTTATTGAAGCATCAAAGGAATGCGATCTTATCATTAACCTCGCAGCAGAACATGCCGATAACGTTGAACCGATCTCTCTTTATTACGATGTAAACGTAGGAGGGATTAAAAACGTTATAGCTGCGGCAAAGGCCAACACAATTAAAAAAATACTTTTCACCAGTACCGCTGCTGTATATGGCCTGGATAAGGGGGAAGTTGTTGAGACCATGACCCCGGATCCGTTTAACGATTATGGGCACAGTAAATATCAGGCAGAACAAGCGTTGCTTGAATGGGCAGAAGAATATCCGGAATCTGATCTGATTATATTACGTCCAACAGTGGTTTTTGGAGAAAACAATCGAGGAAATGTATATAATCTATTTCATCAGATTTATAGTAACCGCTTCGCAATGGTTGGTTCCGGCAGGAATGAAAAATCCGTGGCATATCTTAAAAACATTGTCGCGTTTATGGATTATATTATTAGCAAAGGTAGTGGTGTCGGCATATATAATTACACCGACAAACCAGATCTCTCAATGAATGAGCTGGTTGGAATTACAAGAGCAAGCCTGAAGAAAAAAGGGAGGCTGCTTAGATTTCCCTTTGCTTTTGGACTGCTGATCGGTTATTGTTTTGATCTTCTTTCTACGATCACCCACAGGGAGTTTCCCGTCAGTTCCATCCGGATTAAGAAATTTTGTGAGCATACTACATTAAATGGGGATAAATTATTTGCAACAGGATTTAGGGCTCCTTACAGCTTGGCAGAGGCAATTGACAACACGATCAAATATGAATTTTTAAAAGGATAA
- a CDS encoding glycosyltransferase — protein sequence MKKKMRLALFLNTVSFGGVEKHVAEIAIGMNPKRFEVFLICPLELAPHFHLTSEDRYTIFPVKQIEGLSYRPFMDFITLLRNLKPDILHCHLYNATRVGAPAAVLSGVPAVIETGHLVERWRSGFKKVIPNGIDMLISNLVDQMVAVSTPVAEYFINEKRYPVQKVSTIHNWCDLNSFSHRGVSAQNISKLKNELRLPGEATILGIIGRLEEQKGHRYLFKVLPDLIRRFPNTHILVIGQGSLECFLRKKANQDQIQNNVHFLGFREDIPELMALLDILLLPSLFEGMPLTLIEGAAMGIPSIATNVDGSSDVIQNGESGFLIPVADTGTLKSCIEKLIISPELRKTMSIAAMKFAKKHFDMRRQLQKLENLYEAVLARKIEKK from the coding sequence ATGAAAAAGAAAATGAGGCTTGCTCTCTTTTTGAATACGGTTTCGTTTGGGGGCGTTGAGAAACATGTTGCCGAAATAGCCATTGGAATGAATCCAAAAAGATTTGAAGTTTTTTTGATCTGCCCCCTCGAATTGGCACCCCATTTCCATTTAACATCAGAAGATAGATATACTATTTTTCCTGTGAAGCAGATTGAAGGCCTTAGTTATCGTCCTTTTATGGACTTCATTACTCTTCTTCGTAACCTTAAACCGGACATCCTGCATTGTCATTTATATAATGCAACAAGAGTAGGAGCACCGGCAGCGGTTTTGTCCGGAGTTCCTGCAGTCATTGAGACCGGCCACCTTGTTGAAAGATGGCGGTCTGGATTCAAAAAGGTGATCCCCAATGGGATAGATATGCTGATAAGCAATTTGGTTGATCAAATGGTTGCTGTCAGTACGCCTGTCGCAGAATATTTCATTAATGAGAAAAGATATCCGGTTCAAAAAGTGAGTACGATCCATAATTGGTGCGATCTTAATTCTTTTTCACATAGAGGCGTCTCCGCACAGAATATATCAAAACTTAAAAATGAGCTGCGACTGCCAGGCGAAGCAACTATTCTTGGAATTATTGGAAGGCTTGAAGAACAAAAAGGGCATCGATATTTGTTCAAAGTTTTACCAGATCTGATTAGACGTTTCCCCAATACCCATATTTTGGTTATTGGCCAGGGAAGTCTTGAGTGTTTTCTTAGAAAAAAAGCGAATCAGGATCAAATACAAAATAATGTGCATTTTCTGGGGTTCCGGGAAGATATCCCAGAACTGATGGCTTTGCTGGATATACTTCTTCTTCCTTCTCTATTTGAAGGAATGCCGCTTACTCTTATTGAGGGAGCTGCTATGGGGATACCATCTATTGCTACAAACGTGGACGGAAGTTCGGATGTTATCCAGAATGGTGAATCCGGTTTTCTGATACCAGTGGCAGACACAGGAACACTTAAAAGCTGCATAGAAAAGCTGATAATCTCGCCTGAATTGCGAAAAACAATGTCTATCGCTGCAATGAAGTTTGCAAAAAAACATTTTGATATGAGAAGGCAGCTGCAGAAATTAGAAAATCTTTATGAAGCTGTGCTGGCAAGAAAAATTGAGAAAAAGTAA
- a CDS encoding FemAB family XrtA/PEP-CTERM system-associated protein, which translates to MISEDKQKIKICLVDDSFEARWNNFVTKHPRASHCHLFAWKKVILDTYNQPAYYFCAQRNDLLVGVLPLIHIKSPIFSSSLVSMPYLSYGGALVQEREAERLLMDAAVDLAGKLKVKLVDLRDKPFNNLEISTSELMEHEKVRMVKSLPDSGVKLLNSFPSKLRSQIKRPLKAGMTFSIGGREFVDAFYDVFKVNMRDLGSPVHSKLFFKKIFEHFTDKARIGIVKYNKIIVAAGVIISYKGEVEIPWASSLRQYNRFSPNMLLYSSLLEYCCDQKMDIFDFGRSTPGEGTYKFKKQWGSKPEPLAWQALHVEKNQNRKKYKDSSNKDKMQPFIRLWQKLPVSVATTVGPLVRGGISN; encoded by the coding sequence ATGATTAGTGAGGACAAACAAAAAATTAAAATATGCTTGGTCGATGATAGTTTCGAAGCACGTTGGAATAATTTTGTAACAAAACATCCACGTGCAAGTCATTGTCATCTCTTTGCCTGGAAAAAGGTCATTCTGGACACATATAATCAACCCGCTTATTATTTTTGTGCCCAAAGAAATGACTTGCTGGTTGGTGTCCTGCCATTGATACATATTAAAAGTCCAATTTTTTCATCAAGCCTTGTTTCAATGCCTTATTTGAGCTATGGAGGGGCTTTGGTGCAGGAAAGAGAAGCCGAAAGACTGCTCATGGACGCAGCTGTCGATCTGGCTGGGAAATTGAAAGTAAAACTTGTTGATTTAAGAGATAAACCTTTCAATAATCTGGAAATTTCAACCAGCGAACTCATGGAACACGAAAAAGTTCGTATGGTGAAGAGCCTACCCGACTCAGGGGTAAAATTACTTAACTCATTCCCATCAAAGTTACGTAGCCAAATTAAACGCCCATTGAAAGCTGGAATGACTTTTTCTATAGGCGGCAGAGAATTTGTTGATGCATTTTACGATGTTTTTAAAGTAAATATGCGTGACCTTGGAAGCCCGGTCCACAGTAAACTTTTTTTTAAGAAAATTTTTGAGCACTTCACTGACAAAGCGAGGATTGGCATTGTTAAATATAATAAGATTATTGTAGCTGCGGGCGTTATTATATCATATAAAGGAGAGGTTGAAATTCCTTGGGCTTCAAGTCTTAGACAATATAACAGATTTTCTCCAAATATGTTGTTATATTCGTCCCTTCTGGAATATTGTTGTGATCAGAAGATGGACATTTTTGATTTCGGTCGCTCCACGCCAGGAGAAGGCACATATAAATTCAAAAAACAGTGGGGTTCAAAACCGGAACCGCTTGCCTGGCAAGCATTACATGTCGAGAAAAATCAGAACCGTAAAAAGTATAAGGATTCATCTAACAAGGATAAAATGCAGCCTTTTATACGGCTTTGGCAGAAACTACCAGTTTCTGTTGCAACAACTGTAGGTCCTTTGGTTCGTGGTGGGATATCAAATTAA
- a CDS encoding exosortase/archaeosortase family protein: MDTPKIKTVYGTFVFLGIGFILLYFPILKNMYEDWGINPNYSHGYLIPFISGYLIYFLKDELKKLPSISSNWGLVLIVMACFQLIVGTIGSEYFLQRTSIIPLFLGICLFLYGKDITLKLFIPIIYLIFMIPLPGIIWNKVAFPLQLFASFLTEQVIRISGMPILREGNILILSTITLEVVDACSGIRSLATMMALSIPFAFFMSTGKIKKILLFFFSIPIAVIVNIFRLSITAWFSVLFGEQFAKGFLHEFSGMVTFIIGLAMLFGSKMVLEKLHLE, translated from the coding sequence ATGGATACGCCAAAAATTAAAACTGTTTACGGAACGTTCGTTTTTCTTGGCATCGGCTTTATTCTCCTGTATTTTCCCATTTTGAAAAACATGTATGAGGATTGGGGAATCAACCCAAACTATTCTCACGGCTATCTCATTCCTTTCATCTCCGGTTATTTGATTTATTTTTTAAAAGATGAATTGAAGAAGCTTCCCTCGATAAGTTCCAATTGGGGGCTTGTTTTAATTGTTATGGCCTGTTTTCAGCTAATTGTTGGAACGATTGGCTCAGAATACTTTCTTCAACGAACTTCCATTATTCCTCTTTTTTTAGGTATCTGCCTTTTTCTTTATGGCAAAGACATTACATTAAAACTGTTTATTCCTATCATATACCTAATTTTTATGATCCCTTTGCCTGGAATAATTTGGAATAAAGTGGCTTTCCCTCTTCAACTTTTTGCTTCCTTTCTGACCGAACAGGTCATCCGAATTTCAGGTATGCCCATTCTCCGGGAAGGAAATATTTTGATTCTTTCGACGATTACTTTAGAAGTGGTTGATGCTTGTTCTGGAATCCGGTCTCTAGCAACTATGATGGCCTTGAGTATTCCGTTCGCTTTCTTTATGTCAACTGGAAAAATTAAAAAGATTTTACTTTTTTTCTTCTCCATACCAATTGCAGTCATCGTTAACATTTTCAGGCTTTCTATCACAGCTTGGTTTTCAGTTCTATTTGGAGAACAATTTGCTAAGGGTTTTTTACATGAATTTTCAGGTATGGTGACCTTTATTATAGGGTTAGCAATGCTTTTTGGTTCAAAAATGGTTTTAGAAAAACTGCACCTTGAATAG
- a CDS encoding exosortase C-terminal domain/associated protein EpsI → MTNFNKRILLILIIFLCTFLILQQTDTVKMTPILKPLSDFPKTIGDWHQVESIDMADEVEIMLGVDDYINWNYISHSGNKINLYISYFEAVGVSGEYHSPLHCMPGGGRKIIKEEVIKIPGIKDKIKKLTLVYNGNVTYSYYWYFNRGRVIFSEYLEKIYLVLDAVFKGRRDGSFIRIITYPDNSGKFNVNETFEFISQINEISSHFIPGEKLEKEYGYAKN, encoded by the coding sequence ATGACAAATTTTAACAAAAGAATCCTATTAATTCTGATCATCTTTTTGTGCACTTTTTTAATCCTCCAGCAAACCGATACAGTCAAAATGACCCCAATTTTGAAACCATTATCCGACTTTCCCAAAACCATCGGTGATTGGCATCAGGTAGAATCAATTGATATGGCGGATGAGGTGGAAATTATGCTTGGTGTGGATGACTATATAAACTGGAATTACATATCCCATAGTGGCAATAAAATAAATTTGTACATCAGCTATTTTGAAGCAGTGGGGGTTTCTGGCGAGTATCATTCACCTCTGCACTGTATGCCGGGCGGCGGAAGAAAAATTATAAAAGAAGAAGTCATTAAAATTCCCGGGATAAAAGATAAAATCAAGAAGCTTACTTTGGTCTATAATGGAAATGTAACTTATTCTTATTATTGGTATTTTAACCGTGGTAGGGTCATCTTTTCCGAATATCTGGAAAAGATTTATCTTGTCCTTGATGCTGTTTTTAAAGGGCGTCGGGACGGCTCATTCATCCGAATCATTACGTATCCTGATAACAGCGGAAAGTTCAACGTCAATGAGACATTTGAGTTTATTTCTCAAATAAATGAAATTTCCTCGCACTTCATTCCTGGAGAAAAGCTTGAAAAAGAATATGGATACGCCAAAAATTAA
- a CDS encoding polysaccharide deacetylase family protein gives MKEHSLKTRRKTILLTFDVEDWFQVENFKEYIPFSSWDSKALRVEKNIHLILDLLDSFKFKPKATFFILGWVAQRNPSLIRKIAQRGHEIASHGRNHNLCTALSPKALEQDLKDAKNLLEDITGEAVYGFRAPSFAVNDNILKIIKKTGHMYDSSYNSFAMHGRYGKISLSPNQIGKSCLKIDNAFYEIPISNLNWGRRVMPLGGGGYFRLFPLVLFLQGMNQVLKEEKTFTFYSHPWEFDPDQPKVNQASRSFKFRHYVNQVSAAKKLKKMIENFKNCRFISCVNYIKSRTN, from the coding sequence ATGAAGGAGCATTCTTTGAAAACAAGACGGAAAACCATCCTTCTTACCTTTGATGTGGAAGACTGGTTCCAGGTTGAGAACTTTAAAGAATATATTCCTTTTTCATCTTGGGACAGTAAGGCGTTAAGGGTTGAAAAGAACATTCACCTGATCCTTGACCTTTTAGATTCGTTTAAGTTTAAACCCAAGGCGACTTTCTTTATTCTAGGGTGGGTTGCGCAAAGAAATCCCTCCCTTATTCGTAAGATAGCCCAACGAGGCCATGAAATTGCTTCTCACGGTAGAAATCATAATCTATGCACGGCCCTTTCACCAAAAGCTTTAGAGCAGGATTTAAAAGATGCTAAGAACCTGCTGGAAGATATAACAGGGGAAGCTGTGTATGGATTTCGGGCCCCAAGCTTTGCAGTAAATGACAATATATTGAAAATTATAAAAAAAACCGGTCACATGTATGATTCTAGCTACAATTCATTTGCAATGCACGGCCGGTACGGAAAAATATCCCTTTCCCCAAATCAAATTGGAAAAAGTTGTCTCAAAATAGACAACGCTTTTTATGAAATTCCAATCAGCAATCTTAATTGGGGTAGAAGAGTTATGCCACTTGGCGGCGGTGGCTATTTCAGACTTTTTCCTTTGGTACTATTTCTTCAAGGCATGAACCAAGTACTCAAAGAAGAAAAGACGTTTACCTTTTATTCTCATCCATGGGAGTTTGACCCGGATCAACCAAAAGTAAATCAGGCCTCCAGATCCTTTAAGTTCCGTCATTATGTGAATCAGGTGTCAGCTGCTAAAAAGCTAAAAAAAATGATAGAAAATTTTAAAAATTGCCGTTTTATCTCTTGTGTAAATTATATAAAATCGCGTACCAATTAA
- a CDS encoding polysaccharide biosynthesis/export family protein, producing the protein MSLLVVLSFVLTIPPAFSKEKKSVEEDTNCTQEVAEDYKIGIGDVLQISTWKEEDLTFDKVFVRNDGKITFPLLDDIQAAGRTTVELKQDIQERLAEFVEAPTVTVTLANPGSQKYYILGEVQKVGEYHLIKKLTVVQAFALAEGFTEWASKDEIILFRRHQGKELMIKIDYDDITDGNLKNDIQLKADDIIIVP; encoded by the coding sequence ATGTCATTGTTAGTAGTATTAAGTTTTGTTTTAACAATTCCACCGGCCTTTTCTAAAGAAAAGAAAAGCGTTGAAGAAGACACAAATTGTACACAAGAGGTAGCTGAAGATTATAAAATCGGGATTGGTGATGTTCTTCAAATAAGCACATGGAAAGAAGAAGATTTAACGTTTGATAAAGTATTTGTCCGCAACGACGGGAAAATCACCTTTCCCCTTTTAGATGATATTCAGGCAGCAGGCCGGACCACCGTAGAACTAAAGCAGGACATTCAGGAAAGGCTCGCCGAGTTTGTGGAAGCACCAACGGTTACAGTGACTTTAGCCAACCCGGGAAGTCAAAAATATTATATCCTGGGAGAGGTCCAGAAAGTAGGTGAATATCACCTGATAAAAAAATTAACTGTTGTCCAGGCATTTGCTCTTGCAGAGGGGTTTACCGAGTGGGCCTCAAAAGATGAAATCATCCTTTTCCGACGGCACCAGGGAAAAGAATTAATGATCAAAATTGATTATGATGATATAACGGACGGTAATCTAAAAAATGATATTCAGCTCAAGGCAGATGACATTATTATTGTGCCGTGA
- a CDS encoding TIGR03013 family XrtA/PEP-CTERM system glycosyltransferase, producing the protein MIRILRHYFPIRNMLFSLFEGCIIFGCFLFSTRLLTSSASFFFDLMLVLRIALITIICQISLYYNDLYDFERVSKMPEMATRLLQALGITSIALACIYFIFPLAILDQKAYILSIFFLMIFIIFWRICYIEILNRGIFNERIIILGSNNFAKDIYKKICSTIDCGYTVSGVIPDNDTPNLPKGIPADLVLPREGARICELAELKNIDKIVVALKEKRGCFPIQELIQCRTEGVDVVEGSSFYEMLTGKVLVRQINPSWLIFSHGFRKSRAKEILKRVEDIVFSFSMLTLLSPLLLLVATLIKLDSKGPVLFAQDRVGKDKQEYMMHKFRSMVADAEKKTGPVWAGDNDPRITRIGRIIRKYRIDELPQLWEVLTGKMSFVGPRPERKYFTDQLEKEIPFYDQRFNVKPGLTGWAQVCYDYGATVEDAVEKLNYELFYIKNMSLALDIVIILKTVKTVLFGRGAR; encoded by the coding sequence ATGATCAGGATTTTAAGACATTATTTTCCCATCAGGAATATGCTCTTTTCTTTGTTTGAAGGGTGTATTATTTTTGGATGTTTTCTTTTTTCCACTAGACTGCTGACCTCCTCGGCATCATTTTTTTTTGACCTGATGTTGGTTTTGAGAATAGCCCTGATCACTATAATCTGCCAGATCAGCCTCTACTACAACGACCTCTATGATTTTGAACGGGTTTCCAAAATGCCGGAAATGGCCACGCGACTGCTTCAGGCACTAGGGATTACCTCAATTGCTCTGGCCTGCATTTATTTCATTTTTCCTTTGGCCATTCTTGACCAGAAAGCTTATATTTTAAGTATATTTTTTTTAATGATTTTTATTATTTTTTGGAGAATCTGCTACATTGAGATTCTTAACCGTGGCATCTTCAACGAGCGTATAATCATACTTGGATCTAACAACTTTGCAAAAGATATCTATAAAAAAATTTGCAGTACTATCGACTGCGGTTATACCGTATCGGGAGTTATTCCTGATAATGATACCCCCAATTTGCCCAAAGGCATTCCAGCAGACCTTGTTCTACCCAGAGAAGGCGCCCGGATATGCGAATTGGCGGAACTGAAAAATATTGATAAAATTGTAGTGGCCCTGAAGGAAAAAAGAGGGTGCTTTCCCATTCAGGAGCTGATTCAATGCAGAACCGAAGGTGTTGATGTTGTTGAGGGCAGCTCTTTTTATGAGATGCTTACCGGAAAAGTACTGGTCCGGCAGATCAACCCCTCATGGCTCATCTTTTCCCATGGCTTTCGTAAATCAAGAGCCAAGGAAATTTTAAAGCGTGTAGAGGATATTGTTTTTTCTTTTAGTATGCTGACGCTGCTGTCTCCGCTGCTTTTGCTTGTGGCTACTTTGATCAAACTGGATTCCAAGGGTCCTGTTTTGTTTGCCCAGGACCGGGTAGGCAAGGATAAGCAGGAGTACATGATGCATAAATTCCGTTCCATGGTTGCGGACGCAGAAAAGAAAACCGGCCCTGTATGGGCCGGGGATAATGATCCCAGAATCACCCGTATCGGCCGTATCATAAGGAAATACAGAATAGATGAGTTACCCCAGTTATGGGAAGTGTTAACCGGAAAAATGAGCTTTGTGGGGCCCAGACCCGAAAGAAAATATTTCACAGATCAGCTTGAAAAAGAAATCCCTTTCTACGATCAAAGATTTAATGTCAAGCCGGGCCTGACAGGATGGGCCCAGGTCTGTTACGACTACGGCGCAACTGTGGAAGATGCTGTCGAAAAATTAAATTACGAGCTTTTTTATATAAAAAATATGTCCCTTGCTCTGGATATTGTTATTATTCTGAAAACTGTTAAAACGGTTCTTTTCGGCAGGGGCGCAAGATAG
- a CDS encoding polysaccharide biosynthesis tyrosine autokinase — protein sequence MGKIYNALEKADKTKSADISAMPDHTAKADSTRHLAPPEEEEVYPEHEIPQITDNCLETVLKPHSPISEQFRLLKNNILFPEKGEPSKTIMVTSASPGEGKSFTAANLAASIAQSIDEYVLLVDCDLRKPTIHSKFGFDSEGLKGLSDYLSAGIPLSSVLKKTAVNKLTILPAGPIPPNPSELLSSEQMRRMLHEVKLRYTDRYIIIDTPPPYITSETNAIARYVDGILLVVRQGRTRIKEIQDIIDIYGRHKILGVIKNFSTKPVGYGYGYGKYGYGKYGYGKYGAYSGTGK from the coding sequence GTGGGCAAAATTTACAACGCCTTGGAAAAAGCAGATAAGACCAAATCAGCAGATATTTCAGCAATGCCGGACCATACCGCGAAAGCCGATTCCACACGTCATTTAGCACCCCCGGAAGAGGAAGAGGTATACCCGGAACATGAGATCCCCCAAATCACAGACAACTGCCTGGAGACTGTTTTAAAACCACATTCACCGATATCAGAGCAGTTCCGCCTGCTGAAAAATAATATCCTGTTCCCTGAAAAAGGAGAACCATCCAAAACTATTATGGTGACCAGTGCTTCCCCTGGTGAAGGCAAATCCTTTACTGCGGCCAACCTGGCAGCCAGCATTGCCCAGAGTATTGATGAATACGTTCTTCTCGTGGATTGTGATCTTCGTAAACCAACCATCCACAGCAAGTTTGGATTTGATTCTGAAGGTCTGAAAGGATTAAGCGACTATCTTTCCGCAGGCATCCCCTTATCTTCGGTGCTGAAAAAAACAGCCGTAAATAAACTGACCATCCTTCCGGCGGGCCCGATTCCACCTAATCCGTCTGAGCTTTTATCCTCTGAGCAGATGCGCCGAATGCTCCATGAAGTAAAACTGCGTTACACGGACAGGTATATTATAATTGATACACCGCCGCCTTATATCACATCGGAAACCAATGCTATTGCAAGATATGTTGACGGTATTCTCCTGGTTGTCCGCCAGGGCCGGACCCGGATAAAAGAGATTCAGGATATTATTGATATTTACGGAAGACACAAAATTTTAGGGGTTATAAAAAATTTTTCTACAAAACCTGTCGGATACGGATACGGGTACGGAAAATACGGGTACGGAAAATACGGGTACGGAAAATACGGAGCCTACTCTGGAACAGGGAAGTGA
- a CDS encoding Wzz/FepE/Etk N-terminal domain-containing protein: MTDPFQKQRQFRPEQIIDILIRGKWILIIPLCISLTLGVAFTLTADKTYQASTLILVQPPRVPTSYVQSVVSSSITERISTISQQILSRSNLEKIMDQFDLFKDQQDMYLEDKVEMLRERIQVKIEKKHATRRNEEADTFSISFIGNDPKRVMQIANTLASYFMDENLKVREAQAIGTSEFLESELEKTRTMLEKREQKLAEFRGKYLGGLPDELDANLRTMDRLQMELTEKIKLLREVKNTLSFLETKIAQANMLPEEVSPTGNEYEGLTDEQKLEYAKEKYDSLLLTYTAKHPDVQKLKKTIEKLERSIAETDKNTKPGAKDTNSKQNSSVMVMEVQRRQLAGEIEGIQNEIAQLQEKMKIYQHRIEETPKRELELQSLKRDYANIQSTYNSLLDRKLEAQLSVNMEKKQKGEQFKTLDYARLPEKPISPNVRKLFLISVALGFGLGGGIIFLKEFINLSVIRWDDQIEKELRLNILASIPPLEQPDAGKKRKLEWLVFAGFCCYAFIFLAFFAVLYSQGLDRTVSFIKMTLNV; encoded by the coding sequence ATGACTGATCCCTTTCAAAAGCAACGCCAGTTTAGACCTGAGCAGATCATTGACATATTGATCCGAGGAAAATGGATACTGATTATTCCGCTGTGTATCTCCCTGACCTTGGGAGTAGCATTTACCCTGACAGCTGATAAAACCTACCAGGCCTCCACATTGATTTTGGTTCAGCCTCCGCGAGTGCCCACATCCTATGTCCAGTCCGTAGTTTCATCCTCCATAACCGAACGGATCTCCACTATTTCTCAGCAAATTTTAAGCAGGAGTAATCTTGAAAAGATTATGGATCAATTCGACTTATTTAAGGATCAGCAAGACATGTATTTGGAAGATAAAGTCGAAATGCTGAGAGAAAGAATCCAGGTTAAAATAGAAAAAAAACATGCCACAAGAAGGAATGAGGAAGCTGACACCTTTTCAATATCATTTATAGGAAACGATCCTAAGCGGGTCATGCAAATCGCCAATACCCTGGCTTCATATTTTATGGACGAAAATCTCAAGGTCAGAGAAGCCCAGGCCATTGGTACCAGTGAGTTTTTGGAATCAGAATTAGAAAAAACCCGGACAATGCTTGAAAAACGAGAGCAGAAACTGGCTGAATTTAGAGGTAAATACCTTGGTGGACTGCCTGATGAGCTTGACGCCAACCTGCGTACCATGGACCGTCTTCAGATGGAGTTGACCGAAAAAATTAAACTGTTGCGGGAGGTGAAAAATACCCTGAGTTTTTTGGAAACCAAAATTGCCCAGGCAAATATGCTTCCAGAGGAAGTATCTCCCACAGGAAACGAGTATGAAGGCCTTACAGATGAGCAGAAACTGGAATATGCTAAAGAAAAGTATGACTCTCTTCTGCTCACATATACGGCAAAACATCCAGATGTCCAGAAATTGAAAAAAACCATTGAAAAGCTTGAAAGATCAATTGCCGAAACAGACAAAAATACTAAACCCGGGGCAAAAGATACAAATTCTAAACAAAATTCATCTGTTATGGTTATGGAAGTTCAGCGCAGGCAGCTTGCTGGTGAAATTGAAGGCATTCAAAATGAAATTGCACAACTCCAGGAAAAAATGAAAATTTACCAGCACCGGATAGAGGAAACGCCTAAAAGGGAGTTGGAGTTACAGTCCCTGAAAAGAGATTATGCGAATATACAAAGTACATACAACTCTCTTCTGGACAGAAAACTTGAAGCACAGCTTTCCGTGAATATGGAAAAAAAGCAAAAGGGTGAGCAGTTCAAAACTCTGGACTATGCAAGACTGCCCGAAAAACCCATTTCCCCTAACGTCAGAAAGCTGTTTCTTATTTCCGTGGCTTTAGGGTTTGGACTCGGCGGCGGCATCATATTTCTAAAAGAATTTATCAATTTGTCTGTAATACGTTGGGACGACCAGATCGAAAAAGAACTGAGGCTGAATATCCTCGCATCCATTCCTCCTTTGGAGCAACCGGATGCCGGAAAAAAACGGAAGCTTGAGTGGCTTGTGTTCGCAGGGTTCTGCTGCTATGCTTTTATATTTCTGGCCTTTTTTGCCGTGTTGTACAGCCAAGGACTGGATCGAACCGTGTCATTTATAAAAATGACCCTTAACGTATAA